The DNA segment CTCTCGCCCCAGCACGGTCTGTTCTTCTGGACGCCGCTCGCGCTCGCCGGCCTGGCCGGGCTGATCTGGCTCGCGGCCGCGGCCGGCTCGTCCGACCTGCGCTGGATCGCGGCGCTCGCCATCGTCATGTGGCTGCTCCAGGTCTACGTCTCCGGCTGTGTCGAGTCGTGGACGGTCGCGGGCTCGTTCGGCCAGCGCCGCTTCGTCGCGCTCACGCCGCTCGTCGCGCTCGGCCTCGCCGCGCTCACTGCCGCCCTCCGCCGCCGTACCGCCGCGCGCGCGGCGTGGGCGGCCGTGCTCGCGCTCTGCCTGTGGTGGAACGTCGGCCTGATCGCGCAGTTCGGCCTGCACACGATGGATCGGCAGCGGCTGTCGCTCCGCGACAACGCGCGCGCCACGTTTCTCGAGCTGCCCGCGACGCTGCCCTCGCTCGCGTGGCGCTACTTCGCGGATCGCTCGTCGTTCTACGGCCTGCCGCAGCGGTGACGCGCCGGATCACGCTGGCCGCCGGGCACATAATGGAGCCGCGCTCAGCGACGTGACCGTCCTGTACTTCGCCGACACGAGGTTCCCGATCGAACGCGCCAACGGCGCGCAGACGATGGCGACGTGCCGGGCGCTGGCGGCGCGAGGCCACGAGACGACGCTCGTCGTGCGCCCGGACTCGGCCGTGCCGCCGCGCGATCCGTTCGCGTTCTACGGGCTGGCCCCGGTGACGGGCCTCGCGGTGCAGCGGGTGCCGGCGTCGGGGCCGGGATGGTATCGGCGCCTCACGTTCCTGCTCGCGGCGAGGCGACGCGTGCGAGCCGCGCCGGACGCGACGATCTACACCCGCGATCTCGGCGTCGCATCGTTTCTTTTGGGCGACCGCCGCTTCGATGCCCGGCGGCTCGTGTACGAATCGCACGGCATCGCGCCGGTCGTGAGCCGGGAGATGCCCGCGTTGCTCGGCCGGCCGGACCTTGCGCCGTCGCCGGCGAAGCTCGACCGGCTCGATCGCCGCGAGCAGCTCGTGTGGCGGCGCGCGGGCGCGTACGTGACGATCACCCGATGCCTGGCCGACGATCTCGCGGCGCGCTACGGGCCCCGCGACCACGTCGTCGTCGCGCCGGACGGCGCCGACGACCCGGGCGTCGGCGGCGCCGACAGGGCGCCGGATGGCGCAGCCGTTGCCGCGTACGCTGGGCATCTCTATCCCTGGAAGGGCGTCGACGTGTTCGTGCGCGCGCTGGCGGCGGCGCCGCACGTCCGCGGCCTCATCGTCGGCGGCCATCGGCAGGAAGCCGACCTGTCGCGCGTCGAGGCGCTCGCGCGCGAGTGCCGCGTGCGCGACCGGCTCGAGATGACCGGACCGCTGCCTCCCGCCGGCGTGGCGCGTGCGCTCGTGCGCGCGTCGATCCTCGTGCTGCCGAACACGGCGTCGGCGATCTCCGAGCGCTACACGTCGCCGTTGAAGCTGTTCGAGTACCTCTGGCTCGCGCGGCCGATCGTCGCGTCGGATCTCCCGTCGTTGCGCGAGGTGCTCACGCCCGAGGCGGCGATCTTCGTGCCGCCCGGCGACGCCGCGGCGCTCGGCGCCGCGCTCGAGCGGCTCGCGGCGGATCCGGCGCTGGCGGCCTCGCTCGGACGTCGGGCCCGGCAGCTCGCGCCGGCGTTCACCTGGGCCCGGCGGGCCGAACGGCTCGAGCAGGCGCTCCTCGCGGCCGGGGGCACGGCGTGATCTCGGACGCGCTCCTCGACATCGCGCAGTGCCCGGAGTGCCAAGGGCGCATCGCGCGCCGCGACGACGCCGTGCGCTGCCTCGGGTGCGGGCGCACGTTCGCGACGCGAGGCGGCGTCCTCGATCTGCGGCCGCTGACCGCGTTCGCCGAGCAGACGAAGTACCTCGACGAAGCGCTCCACGCCGACGCGCGGCACGAGGCGATCGCGCCGCCGCTGCTCGGGTCCCGGATCCGGCAGGACATGCTGCGCCGCTTCCTGCGTCCCGGGCCGGGCGATCGGATCATCGATCTCGGCTGCGGGAGCGGCCGGACGATCGTCTGGAACGCCGGCTCCGGCGCGGCGCTCTGCGGCATCGACATCAGCCCGCACTTCGCGCCGGAGGCGGTCGCGCAGTCGGATCTCGTGCTCGGCGATCTCAGGCGCCTGCCGCTGAAGAGCGCGTCGTTCAACAAGGCGTGGTCGCTCGACGTGCTCGAGCACGTGTCGCCGCAGGCGTTCCGCGACGTGCTGACCGAAGCGGCGCGCGTGCTCGAGCCGGGCGGCGGCCTCTTC comes from the Acidobacteriota bacterium genome and includes:
- a CDS encoding glycosyltransferase, producing the protein MTVLYFADTRFPIERANGAQTMATCRALAARGHETTLVVRPDSAVPPRDPFAFYGLAPVTGLAVQRVPASGPGWYRRLTFLLAARRRVRAAPDATIYTRDLGVASFLLGDRRFDARRLVYESHGIAPVVSREMPALLGRPDLAPSPAKLDRLDRREQLVWRRAGAYVTITRCLADDLAARYGPRDHVVVAPDGADDPGVGGADRAPDGAAVAAYAGHLYPWKGVDVFVRALAAAPHVRGLIVGGHRQEADLSRVEALARECRVRDRLEMTGPLPPAGVARALVRASILVLPNTASAISERYTSPLKLFEYLWLARPIVASDLPSLREVLTPEAAIFVPPGDAAALGAALERLAADPALAASLGRRARQLAPAFTWARRAERLEQALLAAGGTA
- a CDS encoding methyltransferase domain-containing protein, whose translation is MISDALLDIAQCPECQGRIARRDDAVRCLGCGRTFATRGGVLDLRPLTAFAEQTKYLDEALHADARHEAIAPPLLGSRIRQDMLRRFLRPGPGDRIIDLGCGSGRTIVWNAGSGAALCGIDISPHFAPEAVAQSDLVLGDLRRLPLKSASFNKAWSLDVLEHVSPQAFRDVLTEAARVLEPGGGLFVYTHVRTNGWIAGGVRLVNRFARLCERAGLLDLRQERLRKSDHLNPIADHDELRRVVGECGFAIERITYYTPIVGAFVENVLVRMAERLLTRRAMRAQPAADAGATLKHVRSTAQARVRQGGVAYRGLRAVSTVMALDVRLFGRFRSGPYFALLRKLPAGSMPATRSSEAAGT